The following proteins come from a genomic window of Loxodonta africana isolate mLoxAfr1 chromosome 19, mLoxAfr1.hap2, whole genome shotgun sequence:
- the HIP1R gene encoding LOW QUALITY PROTEIN: huntingtin-interacting protein 1-related protein (The sequence of the model RefSeq protein was modified relative to this genomic sequence to represent the inferred CDS: inserted 1 base in 1 codon), with translation MNSIKNVPARVLSRRPGHSLEAEREQFDKTQAISISKAINNQEAPVKEKHARRIILGTHHEKGAFTFWSYAIGLPLSSNSILSWKFCHVLHKVLRDGHPNVLHDCQRYRSNVREIGDLWGHLHDRYGQLVNIYTKLLLTKISFHLKHPQFPAGLEVTDEVLEKAAGTDVNNIFQLTVEMFDYMDCELKLSESVFRQLNTAIAVSQISSGQCRLAPLIQVIQDCSPLYHYTVKLLFQLHSCLPADTLQGHRDRFHEQFHSLRNFFRRAADMIYFKRLIQIPRLPEGPPNFLRASALAEHIKPVVVIPEEAPEEEEPENLIEISTGPPTVEPAVVADLFEQTFGPPNGSMKDDRDLQIESLKREVELLRAEPEKIKLEAQRYIAQLRGQVNTLEAELEEQRKQKQKALVDNEQLRDELAQLRATQLEGERNQGLREEAEKKASATEARYNKLKEKHSELVSIHAELLRKNADTARQLTVTQQSQEEVARVKEQLAFQMEQARRESEMKLEEQSDQLEKLTRELEAKAGELAHTQEALSRREQSGSELSEQLATLSAEKDALSSTVRQREADLLAAQGLVREKEAALSQEQQRGARERGELQGRLAEKESQEQGLQQRLVDEQFAVLRGAAAEAETILRDAVGKLDDPLHLRCTSSPDYLVSRAQAALDTVSALENGHAQYLASMSDASALVAALTRFSHLAADTIINGSATSHLAPTDHADRLMDICRECGARGLELVGQLQDRQALPRAQPGLVRTSLQGILQLGQELKPKSLDVRQEELGAMVDKEMAATSAAIEDAVRRIEDMMNQARHASSGVKLEVNERILKSCTDLMKAIRLLVMTSTSLQKEIVEGGRGAATQQEFYAKNSRWTEGLISASKAVGWGATQLVEAADKVVLHTGKYEQLIVCSHEIAASTAQLVAASKVKADKHSHHLSHLQECSRTVNEMAAKVVASTKSGQEQIEDRDTMDFSGLSLIKLKKQEMESQVRVLELEKTLEVERVRLGELRKQHYVLAGSVGTPGEEEPGQLSPVPRSRASKPPLAHKPSVGPRQDHQLDKKDSIYXAQLVNYGAPWPQRGGCWRPGPCGCPELARTSEGTVCLQQVAPAHSRGPRSQQDVADSSRAGLHLYRSVTGSVGAARAPPALAVTLQERMNVASPSGLALFFISFYSVHWETGPLGEHLSEALPPLWTQGPTNITSLCGLLRAPNPQAHWLAEMLSGGVGGVRGPATRGERCVRE, from the exons GCCATCAGTATCAGCAAAGCCATCAATAACCAGGAGGCCCCTGTGAAGGAGAAGCATGCCCGGC GCATCATCCTGGGCACGCACCATGAGAAGGGGGCCTTCACCTTCTGGTCCTACGCCATTGGCCTGCCACTTTCCAGCAACTCCATCCTCAGCTGGAAGTTCTGCCACGTGTTGCACAAGGTCCTCCGAGATGGGCACCCTAAT GTTCTGCATGACTGCCAGCGGTACCGGAGCAACGTCCGCGAGATCGGGGACCTGTGG GGGCATCTGCACGACCGGTATGGACAGCTGGTGAATATCTACACCAAACTTCTGCTGACCAAAATCTCCTTCCACCTCAAG CACCCCCAGTTTCCTGCAGGTCTGGAGGTGACGGACGAGGTGCTGGAGAAGGCAGCGGGAACGGACGTCAACAACAT cTTCCAGCTCACCGTGGAGATGTTTGACTACATGGACTGCGAGCTGAAGCTGTCCGAGTCAG TTTTCCGGCAGCTCAACACGGCCATCGCGGTGTCCCAGATATCCTCGGGCCAGTGCCGCCTGGCCCCGCTCATCCAGGTCATCCAGGATTGCAGCCCCCTCTACCACTACACTGTCAAGCTCCTGTTCCAGCTGCACTCCT GTCTCCCAGCTGACACACTGCAAGGTCACCGGGACCGGTTCCACGAGCAGTTCCACAG CCTCAGAAACTTCTTCCGCCGAGCTGCTGACATGATCTACTTCAAGCGGCTCATCCAGATTCCCCGGCTGCCCGAG GGACCTCCCAACTTCCTGCGGGCCTCGGCACTGGCTGAGCACATCAAGCCTGTGGTGGTGATCCCTGAGGAGGCTCCCGAGGAGGAGGAGCCCGAGAACCTCATTGAGATCAGCACAGGCCCCCCCACCGTGGAGCCAGCG GTGGTAGCTGACCTCTTTGAGCAGACATTTGGACCCCCCAATGGCTCCATGAAGGATGACAG AGACCTGCAGATCGAGAGCTTGAAGAGGGAGGTGGAGCTGCTCCGTGCTGAGCCTGAGAAGATCAAGCTGGAG GCCCAGCGGTACATTGCCCAGCTGAGGGGCCAGGTGAACACACTGGAGGCGGAGCTGGAGGAGCAGCGGAAGCAGAAGCAGAAGGCCCTGGTAGACAACGAGCAGCTCCGCGACGAGCTGGCCCAGCTGAGGGCCACCCAGCTGGAGGGCGAGCGGAACCAGGGGCTGCGTGAGGAGGCCGAGA AGAAGGCCAGTGCCACGGAGGCACGCTACAACAAGCTGAAGGAAAAGCACAGTGAGCTCGTCAGCATCCACGCGGAGCTGCTCCGGAAG AACGCGGACACGGCCAGGCAGCTGACGGTGACACAGCAGAGCCAGGAGGAGGTGGCACGGGTGAAGGAGCAGCTGGCCTTCCAGATGGAGCAGGCACGACGGGAGTCTGAAATGAAG CTGGAGGAGCAGAGCGACCAGCTGGAGAAGCTGACAAGGGAGCTGGAGGCCAAGGCCGGGGAGCTGGCCCACACGCAGGAAGCCCTGAGCCGCAGGGAGCAG AGCGGGTCGGAGCTGAGCGAGCAGCTGGCCACACTGAGCGCAGAGAAGGACGCACTGAGCAGCACCGTGCGGCAGCGGGAGGCCGACCTGTTGGCGGCCCAGGGCCTGGTGCGCGAGAAGGAGGCCGCCCTGAGCCAGGAGCAACAGCGAGGTGCTCGCGAGAGGGGCGAGCTGCAGGGGCGGCTGGCTGAGAAG GAGTCTCAGGAACAGGGGCTGCAGCAGAGACTGGTGGACGAGCAGTTTGCGGTGCTCCGGGGTGCGGCTGCCGAAGCTGAGACCATCCTGCGGGATGCTGTGGGCAAGCTGGACGACCCTCTGCACCTGCGCTGCACCAGCTCCCCAG ACTACCTGGTGAGCCGAGCCCAGGCCGCCCTGGATACCGTGAGTGCCCTGGAGAACGGCCATGCCCAGTACCTGGCCTCCATGTCAG ATGCCTCTGCCCTGGTGGCAGCCCTGACCCGGTTCTCCCACCTGGCTGCAGACACCATCATCAATGGCAGTGCCACCTCGCACCTGGCACCCACCGACCATGCAGACC GCCTGATGGACATCTGCAGGGAATGCGGGGCCCGTGGCCTGGAGCTGGTGGGGCAGCTGCAGGACCGGCAGGCTCTGCCACGGGCACAGCCCGGCCTGGTGCGCACGTCCCTGCAGGGTATCCTTCAGCTGGGCCAG GAGCTAAAGCCCAAGAGTCTGGACGTGCGTCAGGAGGAGCTTGGAGCCATGGTTGACAAGGAAATGGCAGCCACGTCGGCGGCCATTGAAGATGCAGTTCGGAGGATAGAG GACATGATGAACCAGGCCCGGCACGCGAGCTCTGGGGTGAAGCTGGAAGTGAATGAGAG GATCCTCAAGTCCTGCACAGACCTGATGAAG GCCATCCGGCTCCTGGTGATGACATCCACCAGCCTGCAGAAGGAGATTGTGGAGGGCGGCAGG GGGGCAGCCACGCAGCAGGAATTTTACGCCAAGAATTCGCGCTGGACTGAGGGTCTCATCTCTGCCTCCAAGGCAGTGGGCTGGGGGGCCACGCAGCTGGT GGAGGCGGCTGACAAGGTGGTGCTGCACACTGGCAAGTACGAGCAGCTCATCGTCTGCTCCCACGAGATTGCGGCCAGCACCGCCCAGCTGGTGGCTGCCTCCAAG GTGAAGGCCgacaagcacagccaccacctcagTCACCTGCAGGAGTGCTCCCGCACCGTCAACGAGATGGCTGCCAAAGTGGTGGCCTCCACCAAGTCAGGCCAGGAGCAAATCGAAGACAGAG ACACCATGGACTTCTCAGGCCTGTCCCTCATCAAGCTGAAGAAGCAGGAGATGGAGTCCCAG GTGCGAGTGCTGGAGCTGGAGAAGACCCTGGAGGTGGAGCGTGTGCGACTGGGGGAGCTGAGAAAGCAGCACTATGTGCTGGCCGGCAGCGTGGGCACGCCCGGGGAGGAGGAGCCAGGCCAGCTCAGCCCTGTGCCCCGCAGCAGGGCCTCCAAGCCGCCCCTGGCCCACAAGCCCAGTGTGGGCCCCAGGCAGGACCACCAG CTTGACAAAAAGGACAGCATCT CAGCTCAGCTCGTGAACTACGGGGCACCCTGGCCGCAGCGGGGAGGCTGCTGGCGGCCGGGCCCTTGTGGCTGCCCTGAGCTGGCACGGACCTCCGAGGGCACGGTCTGTCTCCAGCAGGTGGCACCAGCCCATTCGCGAGGCCCAAGGAGCCAGCAGGACGTTGCAGACAGCTCCCGGGCTGGCCTGCATCTCTATCGATCTGTGACAGGAAGTGTCGGAGCAGCCAGGGCCCCGCCGGCCCTAGCCGTAACTCTTCAGGAACGCATGAACGTTGCTTCACCTTCAGGGCTAGCTCTCTTCTTTATAAGTTTCTACTCTGTACACTGGGAAACAGGGCCACTTGGGGAACATCTGAGTGAGGCCCTCCCTCCTCTTTGGACTCAAGGTCCAACCAACATCACCTCTCTCTGTGGCCTTCTTAGGGCACCGAATCCACAGGCCCACTGGCTGGCTGAGATGCTCtcaggtggggtggggggcgtCAGAGGACCAGCAACCAGGGGAGAAAGGTGTGTGAGAGAGTGA